In the Montipora foliosa isolate CH-2021 unplaced genomic scaffold, ASM3666993v2 scaffold_390, whole genome shotgun sequence genome, one interval contains:
- the LOC137987820 gene encoding uncharacterized protein: MAKLLRTLIKTNNTHNSSIRSDAGLTLFALECQHNLTVFINAYEVELIGGPITNQTIEIAQQCYPHLQGLPLADHSRGDEDLEIDVMIGADHYWSVVQNHVVRGEQHGPVAIRTRLGYVLSGPVYAASANTQLSTVNVSHVMRTECQVIEENLVSDDFLLKEELSKFWDYDTLGVKDREGDFLEDYLTKVKFNGIRYEVSLPFKTEHPIIPDNYLLAQNRLVSSLQRLRSKRELLNDSVIKEQLNAGVVELIDKSHDLDTLPGTVHYIPHKEVLKEDRITTKLRVVYDASAKSRNEPSLNDCLLPGPALTPLIFDDLLRFRLHKVVLIGDLEKAFLNIEVNPAERNLLRFLWVDDINSPNPEVITLRFTRLVFGLVCSPFILNVTLRNHLTRYENIDPEFVAAVVRALYVDDFASGENSVTKCFELYHKLKLRFREGGFNMRKWASNSEELTEMIKRAEESLSWEPELSCKATPTLTEPNIEEED, encoded by the exons atggcaaagctcctccgcaccctcataaaaaccaacaacacccacaattcttCAATTCGCTCTGACGCAGGGCTAACgctg TTTGCATTGGAATGTCAACACAATTTGACAGTGTTCATTAATGCTTATGAAGTTGAGTTGATCGGTGGTCCCATCACAAACCAGACCATTGAAATTGCACAACAGTGTTACCCACATCTGCAAGGCTTACCTCTGGCTGATCACTCACGAGGTGATGAGGATCTAGAAATTGATGTCATGATTGGAGCCGATCATTACTGGTCTGTGGTTCAGAATCACGTGGTAAGGGGGGAGCAACATGGACCAGTGGCAATTCGTACAAGATTAGGATATGTATTGAGTGGTCCTGTGTATGCGGCAAGTGCGAATACACAGTTATCAACTGTTAACGTGTCCCATGTTATGAGAACTGAATGTCAAGTCATTGAAGAGAACTTAGTTTCAGATGATTTCTTACTGAAAGAGGAGCTAAGTAAGTTTTGGGACTATGACACCCTTGGAGTAAAGGATAGAGAGGGAGATTTTCTTGAAGACTATCTTACCAAAGTGAAGTTCAATGGAATCCGATATGAAGTGTCTCTTCCCTTCAAGACTGAACACCCGATTATTCCAGACAATTACTTGTTGGCACAGAATCGCCTTGTTTCTTCATTGCAAAGATTAAGGTCCAAACGAGAATTGCTGAATGACAGTGTCATCAAAGAACAATTAAATGCTGGTGTTGTTGAATTGATTGATAAGAGTCATGATTTAGATACCCTTCCTGGAACTGTACATTACATTCCTCATAAAGAAGTATTGAAAGAAGACAGAATCACTACTAAACTACGTGTGGTTTATGACGCCAGTGCTAAATCCCGCAATGAACCAAGTTTGAATGACTGTCTCCTACCAGGTCCAGCCTTAACTCCATTGATCTTTGATGACTTGCTGAGATTTCGCCTCCATAAAGTGGTTTTGATTGGTGATTTAGAAAAAGCATTCTTGAACATTGAAGTCAATCCAGCAGAGAGAAACTTGTTAAGGTTCCTATGGGTAGATGACATCAACTCCCCGAATCCAGAAGTGATCACACTGAGATTCACTCGTCTTGTTTTTGGTCTAGTTTGCTCTCcatttattttgaatgtaaCATTGAGGAACCACTTAACAAGGTATGAGAACATTGATCCTGAATTTGTGGCTGCTGTTGTGAGAGCTTTGTATGTTGATGACTTTGCATCTGGAGAGAACTCGGTAACGAAGTGTTTTGAACTTTACCACAAGTTGAAGTTGCGGTTCAGAGAAGGAGGTTTTAATATGAGAAAGTGGGCATCGAACAGTGAAGAGTTAACTGAAATGATCAAAAGAGCAGAAGAATCTTTGTCTTGGGAACCGGAGCTGTCTTGTAAGGCTACTCCTACATTGACCGAGCCGAACATTGAAGAAGAAGATTGA
- the LOC137987817 gene encoding uncharacterized protein, whose translation MFQEICHLKLGWDEALPEVLASLRKELLQDMWEVSSIVVPRCILSDVQVEDVTSIQLHVFADASKSAYGADVYIRLTTSGTSSVCVLASKTRVAPLIGESIPRLELMAALTLANLMTAVHEALTCTMKIDAVFNWTDSQIVWWWINREFKQFKLFVQNRVQKIRSLWSKDHWRYCPSESNPADIASRGSKSSVLAHSDLWWKGAPFLKEGEVQWPNLPDNPIGESTFPEEVTKELTRKPEISNVMTVSVQCFQNISEVICPERFSSLSKLVRVTALVLKFVQKLKRKIEITDISMEDQNIATNLWYKDVQAKLEEKEKSSSTWEQLGVFKDANGLLRVSEEMAFSKVGVDFAGPLYVKNIYLSKGEMHKCYIALFTCASTRALNLELTPDLSANSFLRVLKRFFGRRGLPTLFISDNGKTFRDAKVKKFALDRNIDWKFNVPTASWWGGFFEICVKLAKRCLKKVLGNAKLSYEELDSVLIETEGVLNSRPLTYVYDELTETPLTPSHLVIGRRLLDQSPAITVPVNTLPRRERYLDGLLTHFRNRWKKEYLTGIREYQKLKGGEPRRTIQVGDVVHIYADKTPRQQWRMGKVEKLLQGQDNVVRAAEVATVDNSLRKTRLKRPIQKFYPLEINVCDEHVTNPRTGQFDSGMNIQIVRDEDIPTMITAP comes from the coding sequence ATGTTCCAAGAAATTTGTCATTTAAAACTTGGTTGGGATGAAGCTTTGCCGGAAGTTCTCGCGTCGCTCAGGAAGGAGTTACTACAAGACATGTGGGAAGTCTCAAGCATTGTAGTGCCTCGTTGCATCCTGAGTGATGTTCAAGTCGAAGACGTCACGTCTATTCAACTGCATGTGTTCGCAGATGCTAGCAAGTCTGCGTATGGAGCAGATGTCTACATCAGGTTGACAACCTCTGGAACCAGTTCTGTTTGCGTTCTAGCGTCCAAAACAAGAGTTGCTCCCTTGATCGGTGAATCAATCCCTCGACTGGAGTTAATGGCCGCCTTGACACTTGCGAATTTGATGACAGCCGTGCATGAAGCATTGACCTGCACTATGAAGATAGACGCTGTTTTCAATTGGACTGACTCTCAGATCGTGTGGTGGTGGATCAATAGAGAGTTTAAACAATTCAAGCTGTTTGTTCAGAATCGAGTTCAGAAGATTCGAAGTCTGTGGAGTAAGGATCACTGGAGATATTGCCCGTCTGAGTCTAATCCTGCTGACATAGCGTCGCGAGGGTCAAAGAGTTCTGTTCTCGCTCACAGTGATCTATGGTGGAAGGGAGCTCCATTTCTGAAAGAAGGAGAAGTTCAGTGGCCAAACCTACCTGATAATCCAATCGGTGAGAGTACATTCCCAGAAGAAGTAACAAAGGAATTGACAAGGAAACCTGAAATTTCAAATGTTATGACAGTATCCGTGCAGTGCTTTCAGAACATTTCAGAAGTCATCTGTCCAGAAAGATTTAGTAGTCTCAGTAAACTTGTCAGAGTAACCGCTCTTGTGCTGAAATTCGTCCAGAAGCTCAAGAGGAAGATAGAAATAACTGACATCAGTATGGAGGATCAGAATATTGCTACGAATCTCTGGTACAAAGACGTTCAAgccaaacttgaagaaaaggagaaatcaAGTTCGACTTGGGAACAGTTAGGAGTCTTTAAGGATGCCAACGGACTTCTGCGAGTTTCAGAGGAAATGGCTTTCTCTAAAGTAGGTGTGGACTTTGCCGGACCCTTGTACGTGAAGAATATATACTTATCCAAGGGAGAAATGCACAAGTGTTACATTGCTCTGTTTACATGTGCTAGTACAAGAGCTTTGAACCTTGAACTTACGCCAGACCTCTCCGCCAATTCGTTCTTAAGAGTGCTGAAGCGATTCTTCGGTAGAAGAGGACTACCGACCCTGTTCATTTCAGACAACGGGAAAACTTTCCGAGATGCAAAGGTTAAGAAGTTTGCTCTTGACCGGAACATTGACTGGAAATTCAATGTACCCACAGCCAGCTGGTGGGGCGGATTCTTCGAAATCTGTGTGAAACTTGCGAAAAGGTGTCTCAAGAAAGTGCTCGGAAATGCGAAGTTGAGTTATGAAGAGTTAGACTCAGTGTTGATCGAAACTGAAGGCGTTTTGAATTCTAGGCCATTGACCTATGTCTACGATGAGCTAACAGAAACTCCACTTACGCCTTCTCATCTTGTAATTGGTCGTCGACTTCTAGATCAATCTCCTGCCATCACAGTACCTGTAAACACTTTGCCTAGACGAGAGAGATATTTAGACGGTCTTCTCACCCATTTCAGAAATCGATGGAAGAAAGAATATCTTACAGGTATCCGCGAGTACCAGAAACTCAAGGGAGGTGAACCAAGAAGAACAATTCAAGTAGGCGACGTTGTGCACATCTATGCTGACAAGACACCCAGACAACAGTGGAGAATGGGAAAAGTAGAGAAACTGTTACAGGGACAAGACAACGTTGTGCGCGCAGCAGAAGTGGCAACAGTAGATAATTCTCTCCGCAAGACGCGCTTAAAACGTCCAATTCAAAAGTTCTATCCTCTTGAAATCAACGTGTGTGACGAACACGTAACTAATCCGAGAACAGGACAGTTTGACAGTGGAATGAACATTCAGATAGTTAGAGATGAAGACATCCCTACAATGATCACTGCTCCATGA
- the LOC137987819 gene encoding uncharacterized protein, whose translation MGVQWDRMEDNFEFDLATFSRQALEGTFTKRTLLSSTARFYDPLGLLSPVILPLKCMFQEICHLKLGWDEALPEVLASLRKELLQDMWEVSSIVVPRCILSDVQVEDVTSIQLHVFADASKSAYGADVYIRLTTSGTSSVCVLASKTRVAPLIGESIPRLELMAALTLANLMTAVHEALTCTMKIDAVFNWTDSQIVWWWINREFKQFKLFVQNRVQKIRSLWSKDHWRYCPSESNPADIASRGSKSSVLAHSDLWWKGAPFLKEGEVQWPNLPDNPIGESTFPEEVTKELTRKPEISNVMTVSVQCFQNISEVICPERFSSLSKLVRVTALVLKFVQKLKRKIEITDISMEDQNIATNLWYKDVQAKLEEKEKSSSTWEQLGVFKDANGLLRVSEEMAFSKVGVDFAGPLYVKNIYLSKGEMHKCYIALFTCASTRALNLELTPDLSANSFLRVLKRFFGRRGLPTLFISDNGKTFRDAKVKKFALDRNIDWKFNVPTASWWGGFFEICVKLAKRCLKKVLGNAKLSYEELDSVLIETEGVLNSRPLTYVYDELTETPLTPSHLVIGRRLLDQSPAITVPVNTLPRRERYLDGLLTHFRNRWKKEYLTGIREYQKLKGGEPRRTIQVGDVVHIYADKTPRQQWRMGKVEKLLQGQDNVVRAAEVATVDNSLRKTRLKRPIQKFYPLEINVCDEHVTNPRTGQFDSGMNIQIVRDEDIPTMITAP comes from the coding sequence ATGGGAGTTCAATGGGATCGGATGGAAGATAATTTCGAGTTTGATCTTGCTACCTTTTCTAGACAAGCCTTAGAGGGAACTTTCACTAAACGGACATTATTGAGCAGTACTGCTCGATTCTATGATCCATTAGGCTTGCTGTCACCAGTTATCTTACCCTTAAAGTGCATGTTCCAAGAAATTTGTCATTTAAAACTTGGTTGGGATGAAGCTTTGCCGGAAGTTCTCGCGTCGCTCAGGAAGGAGTTACTACAAGACATGTGGGAAGTCTCAAGCATTGTAGTGCCTCGTTGCATCCTGAGTGATGTTCAAGTCGAAGACGTCACGTCTATTCAACTGCATGTGTTCGCAGATGCTAGCAAGTCTGCGTATGGAGCAGATGTCTACATCAGGTTGACAACCTCTGGAACCAGTTCTGTTTGCGTTCTAGCGTCCAAAACAAGAGTTGCTCCCTTGATCGGTGAATCAATCCCTCGACTGGAGTTAATGGCCGCCTTGACACTTGCGAATTTGATGACAGCCGTGCATGAAGCATTGACCTGCACTATGAAGATAGACGCTGTTTTCAATTGGACTGACTCTCAGATCGTGTGGTGGTGGATCAATAGAGAGTTTAAACAATTCAAGCTGTTTGTTCAGAATCGAGTTCAGAAGATTCGAAGTCTGTGGAGTAAGGATCACTGGAGATATTGCCCGTCTGAGTCTAATCCTGCTGACATAGCGTCGCGAGGGTCAAAGAGTTCTGTTCTCGCTCACAGTGATCTATGGTGGAAGGGAGCTCCATTTCTGAAAGAAGGAGAAGTTCAGTGGCCAAACCTACCTGATAATCCAATCGGTGAGAGTACATTCCCAGAAGAAGTAACAAAGGAATTGACAAGGAAACCTGAAATTTCAAATGTTATGACAGTATCCGTGCAGTGCTTTCAGAACATTTCAGAAGTCATCTGTCCAGAAAGATTTAGTAGTCTCAGTAAACTTGTCAGAGTAACCGCTCTTGTGCTGAAATTCGTCCAGAAGCTCAAGAGGAAGATAGAAATAACTGACATCAGTATGGAGGATCAGAATATTGCTACGAATCTCTGGTACAAAGACGTTCAAgccaaacttgaagaaaaggagaaatcaAGTTCGACTTGGGAACAGTTAGGAGTCTTTAAGGATGCCAACGGACTTCTGCGAGTTTCAGAGGAAATGGCTTTCTCTAAAGTAGGTGTGGACTTTGCCGGACCCTTGTACGTGAAGAATATATACTTATCCAAGGGAGAAATGCACAAGTGTTACATTGCTCTGTTTACATGTGCTAGTACAAGAGCTTTGAACCTTGAACTTACGCCAGACCTCTCCGCCAATTCGTTCTTAAGAGTGCTGAAGCGATTCTTCGGTAGAAGAGGACTACCGACCCTGTTCATTTCAGACAACGGGAAAACTTTCCGAGATGCAAAGGTTAAGAAGTTTGCTCTTGACCGGAACATTGACTGGAAATTCAATGTACCCACAGCCAGCTGGTGGGGCGGATTCTTCGAAATCTGTGTGAAACTTGCGAAAAGGTGTCTCAAGAAAGTGCTCGGAAATGCGAAGTTGAGTTATGAAGAGTTAGACTCAGTGTTGATCGAAACTGAAGGCGTTTTGAATTCTAGGCCATTGACCTATGTCTACGATGAGCTAACAGAAACTCCACTTACGCCTTCTCATCTTGTAATTGGTCGTCGACTTCTAGATCAATCTCCTGCCATCACAGTACCTGTAAACACTTTGCCTAGACGAGAGAGATATTTAGACGGTCTTCTCACCCATTTCAGAAATCGATGGAAGAAAGAATATCTTACAGGTATCCGCGAGTACCAGAAACTCAAGGGAGGTGAACCAAGAAGAACAATTCAAGTAGGCGACGTTGTGCACATCTATGCTGACAAGACACCCAGACAACAGTGGAGAATGGGAAAAGTAGAGAAACTGTTACAGGGACAAGACAACGTTGTGCGCGCAGCAGAAGTGGCAACAGTAGATAATTCTCTCCGCAAGACGCGCTTAAAACGTCCAATTCAAAAGTTCTATCCTCTTGAAATCAACGTGTGTGACGAACACGTAACTAATCCGAGAACAGGACAGTTTGACAGTGGAATGAACATTCAGATAGTTAGAGATGAAGACATCCCTACAATGATCACTGCTCCATGA
- the LOC137987816 gene encoding uncharacterized protein: MINDLSIPNVLTWKNVDDTTFAEIVPRGASSEIQKAVDKVVDWSKDQRMHLNEDKCKEIRIDFKKNKHSFDPVLINGKDLSVVKNAKILGVTISNDPKWNVHAEQAIKKANKRLHFLVQLRRTGVGAESLIKFYCTVVRPVLEYGAQVFHHKLQDYLREDKCFNDPNSLMIDDFLLRIQFLVETIS; encoded by the coding sequence ATGATTAACGACCTCAGCATACCTAATGTTCTCACTTGGAAGAACGTTGACGACACCACGTTTGCGGAAATAGTTCCACGCGGCGCATCTAGTGAGATCCAAAAAGCGGTCGATAAAGTAGTGGATTGGTCTAAGGATCAACGTATGCATCTTAATGAAGacaaatgcaaggaaatcagaattgattttaaaaagaacaaacacAGCTTCGATCCAGTTTTGATTAATGGCAAAGATCTGTCCGTGGTTAAGAACGCAAAAATCCTCGGCGTCACCATCTCCAACGATCCTAAGTGGAATGTCCACGCAGAGCAAGCTATAAAAAAGGCCAACAAGAGACTGCATTTCCTCGTCCAACTGAGAAGGACTGGTGTTGGGGCCGAAAGTTTGATTAAATTTTACTGCACGGTTGTACGACCTGTTCTTGAGTATGGCGCCCAAGTTTTCCATCACAAACTTCAAGATTACCTCCGTGAAGACAAATGTTTTAATGATCCAAACTCTTTAATGATAGATGACTTCCTTTTAAGAATACAATTCCTGGTAGAGACGATTTCCTAA